The Montipora foliosa isolate CH-2021 chromosome 1, ASM3666993v2, whole genome shotgun sequence genome has a window encoding:
- the LOC137976955 gene encoding mRNA export factor GLE1-like, which produces MAAEKKASNSMYWTKAHDTLLCREVLALEPYKHKKGSNEAGKIWTDIAQSLKNCQQLKFKQNLSQRAVRERFSLLQTRYKEKEREETQASGISPEQDELDVLLEEITEREKAAEENREDVNRKKENDNVTAEEMRKQAMERMSQTKKRKTQEDNGGDMKDRRKRRSGNDAVEFLKEKCEREMALREKEIEMKKNEQQDKANQFQVMVNQQQTLLQAMQQQQAQQQQQSQNLHMIMAQQNQAIMSPLEKVIPKH; this is translated from the exons ATGGCTGCAGAAAAGAAAGCGTC GAATTCAATGTATTGGACCAAAGCTCATGATACACTGCTCTGCAGAGAGGTTCTAGCTCTTGAGCCTTACAAGCACAAAAAGGGTAGCAATGAGGCAGGAAAGATTTGGACTGATATAGCTCAGTCTCTGAAGAATTGCCAGCAGCTGAAATTTAAACAGAATCTCTCACAGAGAGCAGTCAGGGAGAGATTTTCCCTTCTTCAGACTAGGTACAAAGAGAAAGAAAGGGAAGAAACACAGGCATCTGGAATATCTCCTGAACAGGATGAGCTGGATGTTCTCTTGGAAGAGATCACGGAGAGAGAAAAAGCTGCAGAGGAGAACAGAGAAGATGTCAATAGAAAGAAAGAGAATGATAACGTTACTGCTGAAGAAATGCGAAAACAAGCAATGGAAAGGATGAGCCAGACAAAGAAGAGGAAAACCCAGGAAGATAATGGTGGTGACATGAAGGACAGGAGGAAGAGAAGGAGTGGCAATGATGCTGTAgagtttttaaaagaaaaatgcgaAAGAGAAATGGCACTCCGTGAGAAGGAAATCGAGATGAAGAAGAACGAACAGCAGGATAAAGCTAACCAGTTTCAAGTTATGGTGAACCAACAGCAAACACTGCTGCAGGCcatgcaacaacaacaagcacagcagcagcagcagagcCAAAATCTTCACATGATAATGGCTCAACAAAACCAGGCCATAATGTCTCCGTTAGAAAAAGTAATACCAAAGCACTGA